A segment of the Corylus avellana chromosome ca2, CavTom2PMs-1.0 genome:
CTCCGCTCCTGAGGAGGGGGAATGAGGAAGATGATATTAGAGTggaagggggaggaggagggagTCGTGACCCCCTCACTCCATGGCAGAAAGaataaataagagaatattaaatgcatatgaataaatttcaatttaaaaaaaaaaaaagaagctatcggttaaaatttagaaaaaaagatgGGAATGCTGTAATATTGAATGGTATTGGGGACACATTTCAATCACAAGTGACATGGATTAAAATTTGAAAGCTTCGATTGTAGCGGAATTTGAATCTCAAGGACTTATTCTGATGGAGGTGACCTTGTATACAAtaaatatcatgttaaattgtAGGACCCTCTTTAGAAGGGTGATACGTACCTGCGGTAGATAAGATCGGGATGGTGGACTTACTTATTTTCTGATTATTGGTCGGCTGAGATGAACCCGctattgttttgaaaaaagaatcACAAATAGAAGAGAGAGGTGTCAATGTGTCACAAAGAAATGGGAAGTCAAGATCTACAATAAGTTAAAATCAAAGCTGGGGTATTTATAGATGTTTTTAGTCTAAAATAATTGAGACTTATAAGATTTGCAAGTTAACTCCTTTATACATGTTTTCTTGTAATTGAAGTGACTTTTATACTATATCAAGTTAAAACCATTTTTCTTGTAACATTTTCTCACATTTGAgtagaaattaaaattataaaaaaaaaattataaaaaaagagaaaaaaaaagagaaaaaaaaagaaagaaaaagttaaagcCATCTAATGTAAAAAGCTGATATCTACACCCAAACATAAAGGAAGGAATAAAGAGAAGAGTTCTCTAGTACATGGGCCACCTTTGTAAACTTTATTCTTCGAAAAATGATTGAAGGATGTTAAATCTTACGAGGAACTTCACTTATCTCCTGTGAActttcatcatttttacaatgtccttttaaagtttaaaaactcttaatttagtatatccaatttttaattttttgcaataatCACCTATAgatcctctttttttctttttttcttttcattaaatcatgtcaaaattcctaaaataccatttttttaataaaaaaaaaaaaatagcaaagaTTTAGGCGGGAGTATTTTTCTAAATTCCATTAAATCCTGACCAATGCCTgaatatttgcaatttttttaggagaaacttcatttaGTCACCCTGAATTTTCATCACCTTTGCAATTacctccaaaattcaaaaactctgaACTTAgtatatcaaactttcaattttttacaagGTCACCaatttattaggatttttcattaaatcctgTCAAAATTCCCACAATACATCtatctttttattataaaaaattgaaaaaattcagGCATTGTTCATAATTTAacggaatttgcaaaaatacctacGCTtcaatctttgcaattttttattttatttttttacagtAAAAAGataggggtattttggaaaCTTTTAtaagatttaacggaaaatcctaacggataggtgacattgcaaaaaattgaaagtttgctacattaaattgagagtttttttttttttactttgggtGGGTAATTTCAAAGCTCATGAAAGTTCAGgaggttttgtgaagtttctattttttttttttttttttcaaaacaaatggaggatttttggtaattttgacaccccTCTGTTAGGATTAAACGGAAAAATCTAAAGATGGGtgattgcaaaaaattgaaagtttaatacactaaattaagagtttttgaactttaagagGGAATAATTGCAAAAAAGTGATTGAAGTTCAGAAAAATTAAGTTTagtttttcccaaaaaaatttagtaacaTGTGTGTCTCCAATTATATGCTAACAggttaaaaaacaaagaaaaaaaaaaaaagaagcccttTTTTCGAGCGTTCAGAAAGGAAGGAATAAAGTGAAAAACCAAGAAACAAGTTAATCACATTGAGTTCACTAATTGATGTATGCCCTTTTGGAATATATGTCGTCAATGTTTCATAATATCTTATAGGATACTGTTAGGGTTATTACAACTTGTATTGCAAATTTATACAAACTTAACATAAAAGTCTATAATGGATGAAATGATTAAGCATTTTCACTTTTCATGTTTTACATGGAAATAAGAGCTTAGTCATTTCATCAATTACGAACTGCCACATCCAAAATTCTAAGAGCCTTATAGCGAGCTCGAGCATTTTCTTATCTTGTAACTTGTTCAAAGTATAATTAAACAAGAATAGTGTTTGACATGTATCCATTCCAACGCTTTAGTACAACTAGAATATCATCTTTTCGCTTTATCCTATTTCTTACTATCTTCTCTCTACTCTCATACGGAAGGCATTATTCTGAAAGAAAAGTGCTAAAAATCATTAAAACGTACATTTGAAATATTGGACTGGCTATTTCACGTTATTATCAATCTTCACGTTCAAACTATTTTCTTGTAACGAACCCTATTTTAGGCTCTATCAATTAATAGGCCTAGCCCAAGTAGATGGGCTTAGAGATGTGCATGCTCACTAGTGTGAATGGATCAAAATGCAATAAAGCATGAAATAAATACTTAGGGTAAAATTCACttactcctcaaactaccactcaattgataatgtcttaTCAactttaattgtgacaatgttcttcccaaattatcaaaacattgtcaatgctCAACCCGatactagcaataagacaaaaatgcccctataaatttcttaataagacaaaaatacccctataaattcaaaaagaaattgatttttttttaaccgaaaagattaatatatatatatatattgaaaggaaattttaattttaattttgttttaaaaaaaggaaattttcaatttttataaaaaaaatcaaaatttactattattattattttttgaaatttggccATCGCTTGGATTATTTTGtgtgttagttttaggttttttctagaagttttagtatttttgtttttattttactaagcgTAATTTTGTCACTTGGgatcattgataatttttggtagtttgagatgGGGcgttgtcacaattgaaagtttggaaagatattgtcaatcagatggtagtttgataggggtatgtggactttccccaaATACTTAtattttaaggttttattttgaattaattgattggaatatatatatataaagttattTCCAAATCCTTGAAAAAGTCGTGTTTCCGAAAACATTTTAGAGGAGTCATCATACATTTTAGCAGAATTTGAATCTCAAGGGCTTATTGTGATGGAGGTGACCTTGTATACAATAAATATCAAGTTAAATTGTAGGACCCTCTTAATTAGAAGGGTGATACGTCTCTGCCGTAGAATAAGATCGAAATTGTGGACTTGCTTATTTTCTGATTATTGGTCGGCTGGGATGATCAACCCActattgttttgaaaaaagaatcACAAATGGAACAGAGAGGTGTCAATGCGTCGCACACAAATGGGAAGTCAAGATCTACAATAACTTAAAATCAAAGCTGGGGTATTTATAGatgtttttggtttaaaataattgtgactCATGAGATTTGCAAGTTAACTCGCCTTTATACTATATCAAGTTAAAACCATTTTTCTTGTAATGTTTTCTCTCATttgagtaaaaataaaaaataaaaaataaaaagttaaagcCATCTAATGTAAAAAGGTGATACCTACACCCAAACACAAGGGAAGAAATAAAGAGAAAGTTCTCTAGTACGTGGGCCACCTTTGTGAACTTCATTCTTAGAAAAATATTGAAGGATGTTAAATCTtaagagaaacttcacttaacctcgtgaacttttatcacttttgcaatgtcctcttaaagtttaaaaattcttaatttagtgtatccaaTATCTAATTTTTTGCAACATCACTTACCCTTTACGTTTTTTCGTTAAATCATATATgtcaaaattcctaaaataacattgtttttttgaaaaaaaaaaaaaaaaagatttctaaGATTTAAGCGGGagtatttttctaaatttcattaaatcctGACCAATGCCTcgatctttacaatttttttaggagaaacttcacttagcCACCCTGAATTTTCATCACCTTTGCAATTACctcccaaaattcaaaaactctcaatttagtatatcaaactttcaattttttgtaatgtcatcaatttattaggattttccattaaatcctaTCAAAATTCCCACAATACCTCtatctttttattataaaaaataaaaataaaaaaaataaaaattgaaaaaattcagGCGTTGGTCAGAATTTAATGGGATTTGCAAAAATACTTATgcttgaatctttgcaattttttattttatttttttttacagtaaAAAGATAGGagtattttggaaaatttgacaatatttaacGGAATATTCTAAGGGatgggtgacattgcaaaaaattgaaagtttgttacactaaattgagagttttttcaCTTTTGGGTGGGTAATTTCAAAGCGCATGAAAGTTCAAgagattttgtgaagtttctattttttttatatatatattttcaaaacaaattggggatattttggtaattttgacacccctccgttaggatttaacaaaaaaacctaACGAAGAATGATTGCAAAAAactgaaagtttgatacactaaattgagagtttttaaacttaagaataagtaattgcaaaagtgattgAAGTTCATGAAAGTTAAGTtaagtttttcctaaaaatttttAGTAACATGTGTGTCTCCAATTATATGCCAACATgtatccaaaaaaaacaaagaagctCTTTTTCGAGCGTTTAGAAGGAAGgaataaagagaaaattcaagaaacaagttaatcatattgaGTTCACTAATTGATGTATGCCCTTTGGGAATTTATGTTGTCAATGTTTCATAATATCTTACAACTTCTAGTACAAATTCTTTACAAACTTGACATAAAAGTCTATAATTGGTAAAATGATTAAGCATTTCCACTCTTCATGCTTCACATGTAAATAAGAGCTTAGTCATTTCATCAATTACGGATTGCCACATCAAAATTCTAAGAGGCTTATAGTAAAAATTTTAGTACTCGAGCATTTTCTTATCTTGTAACTTGTTCAAAGTATAATTAAACAAGAATAGTGTTTGACATGTATCCATTTCAAGTTTTCAACGCTTTAGTACAACTAGAATATCATCTTTTCGCTTTTATCTtatttcttcttatcttctccaTACTCTCATACGCAAGGCattattctgaaaaaaaaaaaaaaaaagtgttggaaACCATAAAAACGTGCCTTTGAGATATTGAACTATTTTCAATATTATCATACCTTCATGTTCAAACTATTTTCTTGTAACGGCCCCAATTTTAGGCTACAGTAGTTAATAGTCCTAGCCCAAGTAGATGGGCTTAGAGATGTGCATGCTCATTAGTGTGAATGgatcaaaacaaaatataccATGAAATAAATACTTATATTTTACGGTTTTAtcttgaatgatttgatttgtttaatggATTAAATTGCAACCTTAATGCAATAAGAGATGTGCATGCTCATTAGTGTGAATACATCAAAACACCATAAAGCATGAAATAAGTACTcatatttttaaggttttgttttgaatgaaatgattgtcaaataaaaaagtgagaaaataaaagaggaagaaaaaacgAAGCTCtcgtttttttagttttttcatgTAAtggtagaaaagaaaagaaaccactCTCTGTCTTGGAAATTGACATTAATTCAAAAGAGTTGGGCTAGCCGTCAGTCAAAAGAAGGGAGTAGGCTAGCTAGGGGTTGTTGCTAATTATTCAAAGTGGGGTGGGAAATGACAAACATGAAGGTGAACCTGGCAACCTCAAAACTCTCGTTTTTGAGATGTTACGCGATAATTAACAAGTCAAATCTGTGGTGTAaacacaaattaaaataaatatttgtccTAAGAAAGGAAAATGACAACACAGAGAGGAAACATCTGGCTTCATGGTCATCGCAAATTATAGAATAATATTAGCCAAGTTGACGAATGACGAAAGGATGCTGCCAATCTTTCATTATGCCTTGGAATCGTAATTAGCCAACTCCCAAATGACCACTTCTCAATACTGCACCAAACAGTTGGATGCGACATCTAATTTGTCCTTTTTGTGAAAGAGTTGCATTGCTAACTAACTCTCTTCATTAAAATTTTGCTAAGTTTTAATTTACGGTTGGtaatttttgatacaattttcaaatttgacaTGACTTGTTTATCAAACGATGACTTGTTTATCAAACGAGTTATGTGGGTCGTGTGTATTATCTGCTTATTTAAATGGATTGTACCACTATTGAGGGGATTGACTCATTTAACTAAATATATCGTATTCGAGTTAACCTATGAGTCAACCCAACCCGACAACATGAATTGCTAGCCTTATTTCATACCAAATTTTGGAGCAAAAATGCCACATTCTAGAAAGTTAGTTTCACattagggaaaaatgcaaaattagtcattgtggtttagctgatttacaattaactcaatgtggtatcaaaatcatgaactcaaaggtccctaagatatgcaaaaaaaataatttagtccatacAGTCAAATGTcatccactaatttaacaaattctgttagtgtgacactgacttaaataagataagtattacaattttattggttctaacaTTTCACGCTCTTAGAATTTGTTAAATCagtgaacaaaatttgactgtagggactaaattatttttttggcttatcTCAAAGACCTTTAAGCTTATTTTAATACCACATGTAGTTAATTACAAATCGGGTGAACAACAgggactaattttacatttttcccttggATTGCCACATTGAGTTGAGTAGATTTAGTGCTAAATCTCACATTAATTTTCCTTACTAAATGAAACTAAGTTGTTTAAAACTCCAATTACAACTAAATCAAtctcttaaaaataataatgtaaaatgtGACTAACTCTTCTCCTTtgtcattacaaataaaaccttaaaAACTTTTCTAAATCATACTGGAGTAATAATGCAAATATGATGGGACATCTTTATTTCCGTAAAGAGAATGTACAAGGGGTGGGTGGCTGTCATTTCAAGTAACAAAAGGATATGTACGTGGGAGAATAATAATTCCCTTTCATACACACAAGATCAAAAAGACCCAACAACAGTTCTGAGAAATAGAATCCAAAGATCAATCAAATACAACCAGAGTATCACTCCTCTTCCCTCTTCATGGCAGGGAAAGTTTCCAGAGGAACACACCACAGCCACACAAAGCTGTCTCCCCTTGCAAGCAACAATTTTCCTCCACAAACccatattttctttattccttCTTTCTTCGATGAAGCCATAATAATATAGATTAATTTCAACTTTCTTAATGACCCATTGATCAACTTGCaattaaaatactaatttaTGGTTTATGGTGGGCACGTGGAGATGTTCCAAAGCTTGACCCCATTATAACCCTGCTTTGCCTTAAGCTTCTCATGGCTTATcttattttatacaaaattatTTGTCAATCAAGTTGCAACCTGCTTGTATAGACCTCCCAAATTTGATGCGTTGATGGGGCATATAATAgtatttaattatctttaattAGTGGTTTGAAAGAGAGGCAGGATTGGTATCAAGCTAGTTTAATATTGCAATCCCAAGATATCTGTTTGAGATACAATGCCTTTGATTTAAAGGTAGTATTTTCTTAAGAGCCTTGATAATAGAGAAAGCAAAAATTTATCCCTAGCTAGTAGTATAAACCTCCCCTTAATACACTCTGTCTCTAATGATATCTCTCCCCGCTTCAATTCCTAACATTCTCCTCAAGGCTCACGTCATGCAATGCCTTAGCGTGTTACTAAAAAGTTAGTCATATTTGCGTTGTTATTGTAAAAAGACTACTCAAGTTACATTTAGAGCTTATTTATAAACTTAGTTTCATCCAGTAAGAGACCAATGCAAGACTTAACATCAATAGCACATGTATAATCCATCTGCTTTATGTGAGTAATTCATCTTTTCAATGTAGAATTAACTTTCCGGAACGCCGCAAATATGGTAGATATTCAGGAATTAATCCAACatagcaaaaaacaaaaaaagacccAGAGTTAGACTTTCTACTTTTTATCAACATATCCATCATTACAACACTGTTTAAGGATTTGAGCTGCCTAACCAAGGTTGAAAAGGAAACTATTTCGatcctatttttctttttcttcttcttcttttcttggcGTAGTGACAAAATTCTGAAACTAAGCAAACTGCAGACATTATAGGGAAGAAAGTACAGCAGAGATATTTACCATATCAATGACTAAAGACTTGTAAGGACACAATCCGAGTTGAGATCACTATATTGAATAAATAAGGAAATTTACCCAACTCCTCAAtggaaaaattaaaggaaaaggAATTCACCTTAAATAAGATTAAAGGGCTATACTCTACAGGTTAGTAAATATGCCATCAAGAAATCATGAAGACTTTTAGTACTAAATATGCCATCATGATGAAGTCTCTTGGAAACCAGCTTTCATTGTCTGCAGAGCCTTTGGTCTTGGCTTCAGCATTCCCAAATCTGCTTGAGACAGTTCTTTTCCTGTTCTTGGGATCCTGGATTATTGTGCTTTTGAAAAGCTCTTCTGTTAAGAGATTGATGTATCATATATGTCATAAACAACACCAATCCAGATGTATATATAGAATGGTACCAGAAGAAccccaaaaagagaaaaaaagaagaaagaaatctcAGAATTTAACTGGAGCTAGTGAGATTTAGAGAAAGTTCATCTTATAGAGCAAAAGACAGAAGAAAGACATACCTGCGAATGATGCTCTGTACTCCCACGCACACGCTTCCATGAAAACTTTTTTCTTGAATCAGAGAGGCCTTCTTCACTAGTTGAAGAACTTGAGGCTGATGGAGGCGGAGTTGAAGACCATGGAACTACTTGattttcttcatcatcttcatcaatatCTCCTTGATCCTCATGACCATGACCAtgaccatcatcatcatcttcaatgTTGTCTTCTCTATCAAGATCATCTTCCCCACCAcccccatcatcatcatcatcatcatcgtcgtcGTCGTCATCATAATCATCACCATGGTCATTTGCCTCATTTTGGGTATCGCCACTATTCACACAACTTTCACAAACAGAAATAGTAGGACTGAGCTTTGGTCCGGAGCCACTCCAAGGCGTCGAAGACTGACAAACATGGCAAAGAAGTGTTCTTGAATGCTTGCTGACCAGGAAATTTGCGCCATGAACCTGAGAATCGCAGTCCCAACAAAGGCTAGCTTGATCCGATTCGCAGTACATCTTTGCCAGAGAGTCGCAGAGCTCACACTTCTTCATCTTTCCCCCTTCCAAGAAAATGGTACACAGCCTTAAACCTCTGTAATCACATCCTTGTGCCTGTTCCCATTGTCCTGCTTTATTTCCTCCTATTAAGCCCCTGGGtgtacaaaaaaagaaattttaaataataataaaaaaaaaacacatggtGCAGAGCAACTTGCAactatttataaattaaaacctgcactgttttctttgttttttttagtagaaagAGCTGAGAATGGATGCACCAATCAATATACAGGACAGGtactaatttaaaattatgaaaactCCTTAAAAGAATGTTTATGACATTGTTAAGAAGTTAACACAAGTAGATTCCTATGACTATGGACTGTTCTTGTGTGTTGTGAGATAAGAACAAGATTTTTCGGAAAATTCAGGCGCAAAAAAGCTAGTCATGTCTACTTTAttacatcaaaataattaatcaattcaAAACTCGTTAAACATCACTTATAAAGCAATGTGGGACATAGAGTAagctacttatttttttaatataagaatTCCAAAAcaactaatcaatttgaaattaCTTATAATCTAAAACCCGCACCCTTTCTCATTCACAGTCAGAATCCTCTTTGTAAGATCCGGGGTCCAAGGTGACTATAGCTTcatggaaaagaaaattggaTGAGAAGAGCACAAGAGACGACTAGGGCAGCATTGTGTCTTAAACACCCACATGAAATTTGTCACATTAAAATTTGATCAACATTTGGTTAGTCCTAATGTTGAATGGATATTGGTCCGTCTGCAATTAGAGGGTCCAGCTGGTCCAAACCCAGTACCTACTTGGTTTCTTGCAATTTTGTGGTGAGCTGTGCATGCAGCTGCTTCTCTGTAACTCTGTTCTCTGTATGTAGACACACTTTTAAAGAAAGAGACGGTGCCCCTCATGGCCTTATCTCAGTTTCAACACTCTTCCCAAAGAGCTTGACACGCGTCTGAATCCAACTGAGCTCTAAATTCTGTGGGCTTCCTCAAATTTCCTCCCGAGTAGGTGGGATGGATTTAGGACAAAATCTATCTGCAATATTAGATAAGGTGAAAACAACTACTCatacccctctctctctctctctctctctctcaaaaaagaaaaaaaagaaaaaaggaagtgGATCTTTTAAGATAAAACATAGTTGTCTGATTTGATCATGGAGTGTGcatgttttggtgtttttattttgttgttttatagTACTGTCTAATCCTGTCAAGTCAGGTAAATCATTAACTTTCTCGGTGCAAATTGGGCCGCGATCAAAAACTTGGAAACGATCTTTACGGTGCATGAAATTAACACTAAAATTAGAACGAGAAATGAAAATATTCTTTTCTGTGAGAATTATAGATGAGTAATTTGCCTTAGAAAATGTAATCCATCAGTGACATCTTCCTATGGCATCTcacattattttcaaattattattattattattttgttttcaaaatactaataataagTATTAATCCAAAGTCTATGCTTACTTAAGGACGCTTCCTACTTCTATCGCCTGTGTCTGAatttcatgtaaaaaaaaaaaacaccccatcaaagttttaaaatttttcaatatggTCCATCCGTTAACTATTTTCGTTTAATTTAACTGAAAATTGATCATGTATCAAGcacatgtatttttttgttttaaatttttaaaattgtattcaTATATTTTAGCAAATTCCAAAAATATCCTCAAGtgaaaccaaaataaaaataaataaaattgggcataggggtggcttgaccaccccaatccggccatttgggggtggttttgagCACTCCTATTTGGGCCTTTGAGGGTGGTCAGCCACCTCCCATGAACCGAGCCACCCCAATCGTCTGTTtaggggtggtcgaaaccacacCTCCATTTGGTCTTTTGGGAGTTGCACGCCATCCCAATCTGACCAGATGTTGGTGGACAAGCCACCTCTTGGCCAAAAGGGTGGTTATAATTAGAGGTTAAATTGAAAATCACATAAAACTTtgaggtaaagtgtaattttcttttaaagaaaaaaagaaatccaatttaattaattaacatgttCCTTTCAAATGCCTAAAGACATTTTGTGGCTGAGGTTGATCATATGAGCAGAGATTCAAACGGCTATGACAGCCTTCTGGGCATGTTTTGATTTTCAAGCTAGTGGATGGTGTCGCGACTCAGAACCTGTGGGCTTCGCTTCTTGTACGTGTGTCAGTACTGCTGCGTACTATTAACTCAGACAGCATGACGTTACAAAttagtgggaaaaaaaaaattttaaaaataaaaacccatgATATGTCATAGTCTTCTCAGTAAAACTTTCTTATTTGTCTTTATGGTAAAGGCAACCAACAAGCGAGATTAggattgataaagcactagtagtaaagataaaaaaaagtcaagaagTCAAGGACTTGTAAGCGATAAAGACATTATTCTCCGAAATTTGTTATAGATTTAAAGTTGATTGAAACAGTGACTTCTCATAGATATTGCCTTATAATAGTCCGATAAACTATTGTGTAtatcatagataatgtttgagttgtgaaAACTTCAAATTATATCTTTGGCATTATACGGAGCATTTTGCCtcatttgattattatattaatgaagagataattcgttcaataaaaaacgaaaaaactTTCTTATTATCATGGAAAACAATATAAGTAATTATTGAAAAAGGTGGTAATTAACAAAGGAATTAATTAGTGGAACCATTCTTTGTTGTCTGTTGAGTTCCTTATAAtgatattttcaatttcttaattaaaattagGCATGTCAATTTATGTTTGCATGTCAGTTTCAAATTGTGTCCAAGGCATGTGAATAAGACTAGGGGCAAAAATAAGAGTTTAGATGACaggggacaaaactaaaaaaaaaaagactagctggggtaaaaaattaattctgaGGGGTTCaactcataaaaatataaacacgCACATAAAATTTAGAggaattcataaatttttttttgaaatttttaaaaatcgagACCAGTGACCCTAAAGTTAAAGGTAGTTTTGCCCTTGAAAATGTCGCATGTCAAGTTTGAAATGTGTCAAAACATGCATATAGAACTATATATGACAATCTTAACCCAAcctattaaataaaaatgaattagaCCCTTTAATCTTAAATTCACTAATTTCGTATAAAATTTGTATCGACTTTGCATTCCCTGTGCCTGTTCCTACGCTCCATGAACTCCTCTCTATATTATGACACTAGAAAATTGATGTGCTTTAACTTTCAATTTGTGAGTCACATTTTCAATCAAAACACCCTTTAAAGCACAAACATTAAGAGATGTAGAAAAGGTGAGAGGAAGGGATATTATGGCCCAGATAATATCATAAACAATGCTTCAGGTAGACAgatataattaaattgaaagatttaaaTAAGAGACACATACATGTATCTTGTGGTTGAGGAACCCATGCCTTCTAGAACAACATCATGTCTCAAttatggctttgatatccatATATGATATGGGTGGTTAGATTGGTTACTTTATTAGGCTTCTCAAAGTGGAAAATAACCAGAGAAGTTGTTTCCATTTCTGTATACACAAAAGCTTAGAAGGTGAACTGGATCCCATTTGATGGTAGCCACACGGCAGGAGGGTAGTTGTTGAAATCTCTGCTACTATCCCCACCTTTCTCTTCCACAAGATTAAGATTGATGTAACACTAGCAGTAGCAGCCATTGAATCCCACCTATCTTTCAGGCCTACTTCACCTACTGCACCTGCTAGCCTCATAAGCTATTGTCTATGCCTGTTTGATGCTACGGTGTAGAAGTTTGATCGAGAACCCTTGCATTCGCGTGTCGGGATAGGAAATCTCTTACAATTGTTAAAACATTACATGAAATTAAGTAATGCTATTTTGATAAATCATGGTATGATTGTCATACAATTCTATATATGG
Coding sequences within it:
- the LOC132171666 gene encoding zinc finger protein CONSTANS-LIKE 4-like, encoding MKKCELCDSLAKMYCESDQASLCWDCDSQVHGANFLVSKHSRTLLCHVCQSSTPWSGSGPKLSPTISVCESCVNSGDTQNEANDHGDDYDDDDDDDDDDDDGGGGEDDLDREDNIEDDDDGHGHGHEDQGDIDEDDEENQVVPWSSTPPPSASSSSTSEEGLSDSRKKFSWKRVRGSTEHHSQKSFSKAQ